GCCTTACTAAAAATTTTGGAGAATTGAAATATGAGGATTTAATTAATCCTATAGAGCCTATAATACCTTCAGAATCACCAAAGAATAAGGTTAATATACCAAATAATATTTCAATTGCGCATACTCAAAAAAAAGAGATAAAAAGGGAGAATTTAATCCCTTCTACTAATGAAGAAAAGGAAGCTGATGAAGCAATTAAATATTTAGAAGAAAATATTCTTAAAAACTCTAAATTTTCTGAATTAATTAGAGAAGTACGTGTACTTAAAGATGAATATGCTTTAATAAAAGCTGATTTGTATGATGTAATTGAAAAGATTAACAATAAAAAAACATCATTAATGGAGAATCATAAGAACAATAGAGATAAGATAAATAAATTAACACAATTGTTGCAAAATAATTTAAAGATAGATAGTGAGCTTGAGAAGCTTATAAATATGATTGATATGGCAGAAAATGAAATAAGC
Above is a genomic segment from Borreliella mayonii containing:
- a CDS encoding P12 family lipoprotein, giving the protein MRKSLFLYTLLMGGLMSCNLDSKLSSNKEQKNNNNVKEVSDSVQEDGLNDLYNNQKKQKSLTKNFGELKYEDLINPIEPIIPSESPKNKVNIPNNISIAHTQKKEIKRENLIPSTNEEKEADEAIKYLEENILKNSKFSELIREVRVLKDEYALIKADLYDVIEKINNKKTSLMENHKNNRDKINKLTQLLQNNLKIDSELEKLINMIDMAENEISSAAFFFDNAQKRLKESIIKRLESKNNRSSYALKLSRQALSDAKSALSNLESFAFKKAEPMVRKEEIKELIKHAKTVLESLNKK